A stretch of the Chanos chanos chromosome 1, fChaCha1.1, whole genome shotgun sequence genome encodes the following:
- the LOC115820243 gene encoding calcitonin-1: MFMLKISAFLVAYALVICQMYSSHAAPARTGLESMTDRVTLTDYEARRLLNAIVKEFLQMTAEELEQQVNDGNSQGRPMVKRCSNLSTCVLGKLSQELHKLQTFPRTDVGAGTPGKKRSLPENDHYASYGEAFDSI; the protein is encoded by the exons ATGTTTATGTTGAAGATCTCTGCCTTCCTCGTTGCCTATGCCCTGGTTATTTGCCAGATGTACAGCTCACATGCCGCCCCAGCCAG AACTGGTTTAGAGTCCATGACAGACAGAGTCACGCTCACGGACTATGAAGCTCGACGGTTACTAAATGCCATTGTTAAGGAGTTTCTCCAAATGACCGCGGAGGAATTGGAGCAGCAAGTGAATGATGGAAACAG CCAGGGCAGACCAATGGTCAAGCGCTGCTCCAACCTCAGCACCTGTGTCCTGGGCAAACTGTCCCAGGAGCTGCACAAATTACAAACATTCCCCCGCACGGATGTCGGTGCCGGCACGCCGGGCAAGAAACGCAGCCTGCCCGAGAACGATCATTATGCAAGCTACGGAGAGGCATTTGATTCCATCtaa